A single window of Candidatus Auribacterota bacterium DNA harbors:
- a CDS encoding ferredoxin family protein, which produces MAKVTIEAQRCKGCGLCVEACPQGVIVMSKSLNDKGVHFAQAARLEDCTGCALCAVMCPEALIEVEK; this is translated from the coding sequence ATGGCTAAGGTCACTATAGAAGCGCAGCGATGCAAGGGCTGCGGGCTCTGTGTCGAGGCATGCCCGCAGGGCGTCATTGTGATGTCAAAATCCCTTAACGACAAGGGCGTGCATTTCGCCCAGGCCGCGCGCCTTGAGGACTGCACGGGGTGCGCGCTCTGCGCCGTTATGTGTCCAGAGGCGCTCATCGAGGTGGAGAAGTAA
- a CDS encoding 3-methyl-2-oxobutanoate dehydrogenase subunit VorB, which produces MNAKKLMCGNEALSEAAIMAGCRCYFGYPITPQNEVTGYMSRRMPEVGGQFVQSESEVAAINMVFGAAVVGARAITSSSSPGISLMQEGISYLAGNELPAVIVNIMRGGPGLGNIGPSQADYFQATRGGGHGDYHTPVLAPANVQELVDHVFLAFDIADRYRNPVIILGDGVLGQIVEPVEIGPREKSGLPNKDWALTGCAGRSPNKIRSLVLGENELLKHNLALQAKYRMIEQNEVRYENVEAAGAKILLVAYGTPSRTCRAVLKKYRNEGYQIGLFRPITLWPFPYEALVEAARDARVVLVVEMSAGQLVQDVRLALHDDQKVALLGKPGGEVIRTSEVESEVEKLIALHNLKRR; this is translated from the coding sequence ATGAATGCGAAGAAACTGATGTGCGGAAACGAGGCGCTCTCGGAAGCCGCGATTATGGCGGGGTGCCGCTGCTACTTCGGCTATCCGATCACCCCCCAGAATGAGGTCACCGGCTACATGTCCCGTCGCATGCCGGAGGTGGGGGGGCAGTTTGTCCAGAGCGAGAGCGAGGTGGCGGCCATCAACATGGTGTTCGGGGCGGCGGTGGTGGGAGCGCGCGCGATCACCTCGTCCTCGAGCCCCGGAATCAGCCTCATGCAGGAGGGGATCTCCTACCTCGCGGGCAACGAGTTGCCGGCGGTCATTGTGAATATCATGCGTGGCGGACCCGGCCTCGGCAATATCGGCCCGAGCCAGGCCGACTATTTCCAGGCGACCCGCGGCGGAGGACATGGCGACTACCACACCCCCGTGCTTGCCCCCGCGAACGTTCAGGAGCTGGTGGACCATGTCTTCCTGGCGTTTGACATTGCCGACAGGTACCGTAACCCGGTGATTATTCTGGGAGACGGCGTGCTCGGCCAGATCGTCGAGCCCGTTGAGATCGGGCCGCGAGAGAAGAGTGGTCTCCCGAACAAAGATTGGGCGCTCACCGGCTGCGCCGGCCGCAGCCCGAACAAGATCAGATCGCTCGTGCTCGGCGAGAATGAGCTCCTCAAGCATAACCTGGCGCTCCAGGCGAAATACCGGATGATCGAACAGAATGAGGTCAGGTACGAAAATGTGGAAGCGGCGGGCGCGAAGATACTCCTGGTGGCGTACGGGACGCCGTCGCGCACCTGCCGTGCGGTTTTAAAAAAGTACCGGAATGAGGGTTACCAGATAGGCCTTTTCAGGCCGATCACCCTCTGGCCGTTTCCGTACGAGGCGCTGGTGGAAGCCGCCCGCGACGCGCGCGTCGTGCTGGTGGTTGAGATGAGCGCCGGCCAGCTGGTCCAGGATGTGCGGCTCGCCCTCCATGACGATCAGAAAGTCGCATTGCTCGGCAAGCCGGGCGGCGAGGTGATTCGGACCTCAGAGGTTGAAAGCGAGGTCGAGAAGCTGATCGCGCTGCACAATCTGAAGAGGCGGTAG
- a CDS encoding TlyA family RNA methyltransferase, translated as MNKVRLDRLLVERGFFPSGEKSRRAVMAGEIRVDGRLEDKPGKAVKSNCLLSVLRRYQYVGRGGEKLAAALRTFGISVSKKKCLDIGASTGGFTDCLLQAGAAAVVAVDVGHGQLAQRVREDPRVTLLDRTNARYLKRSHLPYEPELTTIDVSFISLDKIIPAVVEIIGPGAGLVALIKPQFEAGRKDVGRGGVVRDGRVHTSVIWNVCEMCEANGLMVRGLMESPLRGPAGNKEFFVYAEKTQNHTRSRSALTIVGQ; from the coding sequence GTGAACAAAGTCAGGCTCGACAGGCTTCTCGTGGAGCGGGGATTCTTCCCCAGCGGGGAAAAGTCCCGCCGTGCGGTCATGGCGGGGGAGATCAGGGTTGACGGCCGGCTTGAGGATAAACCGGGGAAAGCGGTGAAGTCCAATTGCCTGCTGTCGGTGCTGCGCAGGTATCAGTACGTGGGGAGGGGAGGGGAGAAGCTCGCCGCAGCCCTGCGAACATTCGGCATCTCTGTGTCCAAGAAGAAATGCCTGGACATAGGAGCTTCAACCGGGGGGTTTACCGACTGCCTGTTGCAGGCGGGCGCCGCCGCGGTGGTCGCCGTTGATGTCGGCCATGGTCAGCTGGCACAGCGGGTGCGCGAGGATCCCCGCGTCACGCTTCTCGATCGAACAAACGCCCGATATCTCAAGAGAAGCCATCTGCCATACGAGCCGGAACTGACGACGATCGATGTGTCCTTCATATCGCTCGATAAGATCATCCCTGCAGTGGTGGAGATTATCGGCCCCGGGGCGGGACTGGTGGCCCTTATCAAACCGCAATTTGAGGCAGGGAGGAAGGACGTGGGGCGCGGGGGCGTGGTCAGAGACGGGCGCGTGCACACAAGCGTGATCTGGAATGTGTGCGAGATGTGCGAGGCGAACGGCCTGATGGTCCGCGGCCTGATGGAATCCCCGCTCAGGGGCCCCGCGGGGAACAAGGAATTTTTTGTCTATGCCGAGAAAACCCAGAACCATACCCGATCGCGCTCGGCGCTCACTATCGTAGGGCAATGA
- the pgsA gene encoding CDP-diacylglycerol--glycerol-3-phosphate 3-phosphatidyltransferase, with the protein MLNLPNFITIIRILFVPCFVALLLRYRETGSDFFRWGALIVFAAAASSDVLDGLIARLRAQKSILGSFLDPVADKLLLNAAVICMSLPMGHLARLPGWFPVLVISRDLIIVVGALLIHMIKGKVTPAPSVTGKVTTLFQMLTVIWVLLLWPHHLILLSLAAVFTLISGIEYIFMGLQQLQSPSP; encoded by the coding sequence ATGCTGAATCTTCCCAACTTCATCACGATTATACGCATTTTGTTCGTGCCCTGCTTCGTGGCGCTGCTTCTGCGCTATCGGGAAACGGGAAGCGATTTTTTTCGCTGGGGGGCGCTCATTGTGTTCGCAGCCGCCGCGTCGAGCGATGTGCTCGACGGCCTCATCGCGCGGCTCAGGGCCCAGAAATCGATCCTGGGCTCATTCCTCGATCCTGTGGCCGACAAGCTGCTGTTGAACGCGGCGGTGATCTGCATGAGCCTCCCGATGGGGCATCTCGCGAGGCTCCCGGGCTGGTTTCCCGTCCTCGTCATCAGCCGCGACCTCATCATCGTCGTGGGGGCCCTCTTGATCCACATGATCAAGGGGAAGGTGACGCCCGCCCCGAGCGTGACGGGTAAGGTCACCACGCTCTTTCAAATGCTCACCGTGATATGGGTTCTGCTGCTCTGGCCGCACCACCTGATACTCCTCTCCCTCGCGGCCGTCTTTACACTCATCTCGGGGATCGAGTACATCTTCATGGGGCTGCAGCAGCTCCAGTCGCCATCGCCATAG
- a CDS encoding NAD(+)/NADH kinase, with protein sequence MKTIALMVNTLKKDAGAALGALVPFLKGRGVAVIADRETAALIGDAKIGREAEDLRSEAELLVAVGGDGTVLKAARMLGDAQVPLVGINLGGLGFLTATTLVGARELLEKAIRGDFKAEERLLLRVAVRRNGRERFSHVVLNDAVIARGTLSRLIALDTFIDDEYLVTYNSDGLIVSSPTGSTAYSLSAGGPLVSPDTDAIIIAPICPHMLTNRPLIVPGRKKVRIVVSARARDSTLTLDGQVREMLQGGDEVAVEGCGAKLRLVVSVEKSYFQLLREKLHWGGRALHG encoded by the coding sequence ATGAAAACAATCGCGCTCATGGTCAACACACTTAAAAAAGACGCGGGCGCCGCGCTCGGCGCACTCGTCCCTTTTTTGAAGGGGAGAGGGGTTGCCGTGATCGCCGATCGAGAAACGGCAGCGCTCATCGGGGATGCGAAGATCGGGAGGGAGGCGGAGGACTTGAGGTCCGAGGCTGAACTCCTGGTCGCGGTGGGTGGCGACGGGACGGTGCTCAAGGCCGCGCGGATGCTCGGAGACGCGCAAGTTCCCCTCGTGGGAATCAACCTTGGCGGGCTCGGCTTTCTCACCGCCACTACGCTCGTCGGCGCCAGGGAGCTTCTGGAAAAGGCCATACGTGGCGATTTCAAGGCCGAAGAGAGGCTGCTCCTCAGGGTGGCGGTCAGGAGGAACGGGCGTGAGCGCTTCAGCCATGTGGTGCTCAATGACGCGGTGATCGCCAGGGGGACGCTGTCGAGGCTGATCGCCCTTGACACGTTTATCGATGACGAGTACCTCGTCACGTACAATTCAGACGGCCTGATTGTATCGAGCCCCACTGGTTCGACCGCCTATTCCCTCTCGGCCGGCGGGCCCCTTGTATCGCCTGATACAGATGCTATAATTATTGCGCCTATATGCCCTCACATGCTCACGAACAGGCCGCTCATTGTTCCGGGCAGGAAGAAGGTGCGGATTGTGGTATCGGCGAGAGCACGGGACAGCACGCTGACCCTCGATGGACAGGTCAGGGAAATGCTCCAGGGCGGCGATGAGGTTGCTGTCGAGGGATGCGGCGCAAAACTGAGGCTGGTGGTCTCTGTCGAAAAGAGCTACTTCCAGCTTCTCAGGGAGAAGTTGCACTGGGGAGGCCGCGCGCTCCATGGCTAA
- a CDS encoding glutamine--tRNA ligase/YqeY domain fusion protein, translating to MNTPDHNNGRNARGQAGVPPRDFIREIVAEDLRRCTHGGRVVTRFPPEPNGCLHIGHAKSICLNFGIALENGGRCHLRFDDTNPAKEEVEYVESIMQDVRWLGFDWGKRLYYASDYFERLYEYAVQLIQRGKAYVDSLSTEEIREYRGTLTRPGKESPFRARTVEENLDLFERMRRGEFSDGAHVLRAKIDMASPNLNMRDPVLYRIRHVAHQRTGDTWCIYPMYDFAHCLSDSIEGITHSICTLEFEDHRPLYDWILDALSVAHHPQQIEFARLNLSHTVLSKRKLLELVEGGCVSAWDDPRMPTLSGLRRRGYTPEAIRDFCDRIGVAKTDSQVEIALLEHCLREDLNKRAPRVMAVLRPLRVVIENYPDGRVEELEAVNNPEDPSLGTRRVPFSRVLYIERDDFREHPPKKYHRLAPGREVRLRYGYFITCTGFGKDERTGEVTELRCTYDPATRGGHAPDGRKVKGTIHWLSAAHAIGAEVRLYDHLFTKSNPGDAEEGADYRTYLNSASCEKLSRCFAEPGMAGASPGAQFQFERLGYFCVDPDSTRGHLVFNRSVALRDTWRKIEEAEKSQPRIDTDNH from the coding sequence ATGAACACCCCCGATCATAACAACGGGAGAAATGCCCGGGGGCAGGCAGGGGTGCCCCCGAGAGATTTCATCCGGGAGATCGTCGCGGAGGACCTGAGAAGGTGCACGCACGGGGGGCGGGTCGTGACACGGTTCCCGCCTGAGCCGAACGGCTGCCTGCACATCGGCCATGCGAAGTCGATCTGCCTCAACTTCGGCATCGCCTTGGAGAATGGGGGGAGATGCCATCTCCGTTTCGACGACACCAACCCCGCCAAAGAGGAGGTTGAGTACGTCGAGTCGATCATGCAGGATGTCCGGTGGCTCGGCTTCGACTGGGGGAAGCGCCTCTACTACGCCTCCGACTACTTCGAGAGGCTTTATGAGTACGCAGTGCAGCTCATACAGCGGGGGAAAGCCTACGTGGACAGCCTGAGCACGGAGGAGATACGTGAATACCGCGGAACGCTCACCAGGCCTGGGAAGGAGAGCCCCTTCCGCGCGCGCACGGTGGAGGAAAATCTCGACCTGTTCGAGCGCATGCGGCGGGGAGAGTTCTCCGACGGCGCGCATGTGCTCCGGGCAAAGATAGATATGGCCTCTCCCAATCTGAACATGAGAGACCCCGTGCTCTACCGCATACGCCACGTGGCGCACCAAAGGACAGGGGACACGTGGTGCATCTACCCCATGTACGACTTCGCGCATTGCCTCTCGGATTCAATCGAGGGGATCACGCACTCCATCTGCACCCTCGAGTTCGAGGATCACAGACCGCTCTATGATTGGATTCTTGACGCGCTGTCCGTTGCGCACCACCCGCAGCAAATCGAGTTCGCCCGGCTCAATCTGAGCCACACGGTGCTGAGCAAGCGGAAGCTCCTGGAGCTGGTGGAGGGGGGATGTGTTTCCGCATGGGACGACCCACGGATGCCCACTCTCTCAGGGCTTCGCAGACGCGGCTACACCCCCGAGGCGATCAGGGACTTCTGCGATAGGATCGGCGTTGCGAAGACCGACAGCCAGGTGGAAATCGCACTTCTCGAGCACTGCCTGCGGGAAGATCTGAATAAGCGGGCGCCGCGGGTGATGGCGGTGCTCCGCCCGCTTCGCGTGGTCATCGAGAACTATCCCGATGGCCGCGTGGAGGAACTCGAGGCGGTCAACAACCCCGAGGATCCGTCCCTGGGGACGAGGAGGGTACCGTTTTCGCGGGTTCTCTACATCGAGCGGGACGATTTCCGCGAGCACCCGCCGAAGAAGTACCACCGCTTGGCGCCCGGCCGCGAGGTGCGGCTGAGGTACGGCTATTTCATCACCTGCACGGGATTTGGGAAGGATGAGCGGACCGGAGAGGTGACGGAATTGCGGTGCACCTATGACCCGGCCACCCGGGGAGGGCACGCCCCCGACGGCCGCAAGGTCAAGGGGACGATACACTGGCTTTCGGCGGCGCACGCCATCGGGGCGGAGGTGCGTCTTTATGACCACCTATTCACAAAGTCTAATCCCGGGGACGCTGAGGAAGGTGCCGATTACAGGACATACCTGAATTCTGCCTCGTGTGAAAAACTCAGCAGATGCTTCGCCGAGCCGGGCATGGCCGGGGCGTCGCCGGGCGCTCAGTTCCAGTTTGAGCGATTGGGCTATTTCTGCGTCGATCCGGATTCTACCCGCGGACACCTGGTGTTCAATCGGTCAGTGGCGCTGCGCGACACCTGGAGAAAGATCGAAGAGGCGGAAAAAAGTCAGCCACGGATTGACACGGATAATCACTGA
- the gltX gene encoding glutamate--tRNA ligase translates to MRSDKSQIRVRFAPSPTGYLHIGGARTALFNWLFARRVGGVFILRIEDTDIQRSTQESIDAILESIRWLGLNWDEGPILQSQRARVHIEYADRLVREGRAYLSDEKKGARPAVILKAPTDRIVVEDLVHGVVEFAPEVVGDLVLIKSDGTPTYNFACVIDDSEMKITHIIRGDDHLSNTPKQLVLYRALGLSAPLFAHVPLIMGPDGSRLSKRHGATSVGQFRDEGILPEALVNFLALLGWSPGDDREMMTLDQLIAAFSLERVSKKSAVFDTRKLMWLNMQYFKLLPPAEIARMALPYFKEFGVPPESVALPRLEAVVRLLGERFRTLRELAEKSHYFFTRTVHINDKAFEKHLRKEGVAAAIREIIARLGALKEFTPETIEHEMRAIIAARGVKPGEVIQPVRLAVTGRTETAGIFETMALLGKESVIARLDDALRECEKIAAQGENG, encoded by the coding sequence ATGAGATCGGATAAATCACAGATCAGGGTGCGTTTCGCCCCGAGCCCGACCGGCTACCTCCACATCGGCGGGGCGAGGACCGCCCTGTTCAACTGGCTTTTCGCGAGGCGCGTCGGGGGCGTCTTTATCCTGCGCATCGAGGATACCGACATCCAGCGATCGACCCAGGAATCGATTGACGCGATCCTTGAGAGTATCCGGTGGCTCGGCCTGAACTGGGACGAGGGGCCGATCCTCCAGTCGCAGAGGGCGCGCGTGCACATTGAGTACGCAGACCGCCTCGTCCGGGAGGGGAGGGCGTACCTCTCCGACGAGAAGAAGGGCGCGCGGCCCGCGGTCATCCTCAAGGCCCCCACGGACCGGATTGTCGTTGAGGATCTCGTTCACGGCGTTGTTGAGTTCGCTCCTGAAGTCGTTGGGGATCTCGTGCTCATCAAATCAGATGGGACCCCGACGTACAATTTCGCGTGCGTCATTGATGATTCGGAGATGAAGATCACGCACATCATCCGGGGGGACGACCACCTGAGCAATACACCGAAGCAGCTCGTGCTCTACAGGGCACTGGGGCTCTCGGCTCCCCTCTTCGCCCACGTCCCCCTCATCATGGGCCCCGATGGCTCCCGGTTGAGCAAGCGGCATGGCGCGACCTCAGTGGGCCAGTTCCGCGATGAGGGGATACTGCCCGAGGCGCTTGTCAATTTCCTCGCCCTCCTCGGCTGGTCCCCGGGGGACGACCGCGAGATGATGACGCTCGATCAGCTCATCGCCGCCTTTTCCCTCGAGCGGGTGAGCAAGAAGAGCGCGGTCTTCGACACGCGGAAGCTCATGTGGCTCAATATGCAGTACTTCAAGCTCCTGCCGCCGGCTGAGATCGCGCGGATGGCGCTCCCGTATTTCAAGGAATTCGGCGTGCCGCCCGAATCGGTCGCCCTGCCGCGGCTGGAAGCCGTCGTCCGGCTTCTGGGGGAAAGGTTCAGGACCCTCCGCGAGCTTGCGGAAAAGTCGCATTATTTCTTCACGCGAACCGTGCATATCAACGACAAGGCGTTCGAAAAGCACCTGCGAAAAGAAGGCGTTGCGGCGGCGATCAGGGAGATCATCGCCCGCCTGGGAGCGCTCAAGGAATTCACGCCGGAGACCATCGAACACGAGATGCGCGCGATCATCGCCGCGCGCGGCGTCAAGCCCGGCGAAGTGATCCAACCGGTGCGGCTCGCGGTCACAGGGCGCACGGAGACCGCAGGCATTTTCGAAACAATGGCGCTCCTGGGAAAGGAGTCCGTCATCGCGCGCCTCGATGATGCGCTGCGGGAGTGTGAGAAAATAGCGGCACAGGGGGAGAATGGCTGA
- a CDS encoding 2-oxoacid:acceptor oxidoreductase family protein translates to MEEERVIIAGFGGQGIMFMGKLLCYAGMMEKRHVTYMPSYGAEVRGGTAYCNVIISAEEIPSPVVSEPTTAIIMNSPSLIKFEPIVAKKGLVIINTSLVTRLAKRKDIEVIQVAATNIADRLGNTRVANMVALGAFLAKCSIVGLPTVMAAVQELLPSYRQHLVEINRQALLEGKRYVDSHTSDAIWSRITRGFGFG, encoded by the coding sequence TTGGAAGAGGAACGGGTAATCATCGCCGGCTTTGGCGGCCAGGGCATCATGTTCATGGGCAAGCTCCTCTGCTACGCCGGCATGATGGAGAAAAGGCATGTGACCTACATGCCCTCCTACGGCGCGGAGGTGCGCGGCGGTACCGCCTATTGCAATGTCATCATCTCCGCCGAGGAAATCCCCTCGCCCGTGGTTTCGGAACCCACTACCGCGATCATCATGAACAGTCCCTCGCTGATCAAGTTTGAGCCGATCGTGGCGAAGAAGGGATTGGTGATCATCAACACGTCGCTGGTGACGCGGCTCGCCAAACGCAAGGATATCGAGGTGATTCAAGTCGCGGCGACAAACATCGCGGACCGCCTGGGCAACACCCGCGTGGCGAATATGGTTGCCCTCGGTGCGTTTCTGGCCAAGTGCAGCATCGTGGGACTGCCAACAGTCATGGCTGCCGTCCAGGAGCTGCTGCCCAGCTACCGCCAGCACCTCGTCGAGATAAACCGCCAGGCGCTCCTCGAGGGGAAGCGCTATGTCGATTCCCATACCTCAGATGCGATATGGAGCCGGATCACGCGCGGCTTCGGCTTTGGATAA
- a CDS encoding thiamine pyrophosphate-dependent enzyme, with protein MKKIFSRPNSLKDVETHYCSGCGHGIVHRLIAEVVDELGIRERVVGIAPVGCAVLAYDYFNFDVTEAAHGRAPAVATGMKRARPDLIVFTYQGDGDLAAIGMAEIIHAANRGENITVFFVNNGVYGMTGGQMAPTTMIGQKTETSPRGRSIQGEGSPIKVAELIAQFDSVKFIERCTINKPKNVYRARAAIKTALQMQVEGKGFGFVEILSPCPTYWGLEPRVAMKMIEERMTEVFPLGQFKNISERK; from the coding sequence ATGAAAAAGATATTTTCCAGGCCGAACAGTTTAAAGGATGTCGAAACGCACTACTGCAGCGGCTGCGGCCACGGCATCGTGCACCGTTTGATCGCCGAGGTGGTGGATGAGCTGGGCATCAGGGAGAGGGTTGTGGGTATCGCTCCTGTGGGATGTGCGGTGCTCGCCTACGACTATTTCAATTTTGACGTGACCGAGGCGGCTCACGGGAGGGCGCCCGCGGTCGCCACGGGGATGAAGAGGGCCCGGCCCGACCTCATCGTCTTTACGTACCAGGGAGACGGAGATCTGGCTGCGATCGGCATGGCGGAGATCATCCATGCCGCGAACAGGGGGGAGAACATCACTGTCTTTTTCGTGAATAACGGTGTGTACGGAATGACCGGTGGACAGATGGCCCCCACGACGATGATCGGTCAGAAGACGGAGACATCGCCCCGCGGGCGATCTATCCAGGGAGAGGGGAGCCCTATCAAGGTTGCCGAGCTGATTGCGCAGTTTGACAGCGTAAAATTCATAGAACGGTGCACCATCAACAAACCGAAGAACGTCTACAGGGCGAGGGCCGCGATTAAAACCGCGCTCCAGATGCAGGTGGAGGGGAAAGGGTTTGGCTTCGTTGAGATTCTTTCACCCTGCCCCACCTACTGGGGCTTGGAGCCGCGCGTGGCCATGAAGATGATTGAGGAGCGGATGACCGAAGTCTTTCCCCTCGGCCAGTTCAAAAACATTTCTGAGAGAAAGTAA
- the dxs gene encoding 1-deoxy-D-xylulose-5-phosphate synthase, which produces MGRCLDLIESPEDLKTLSLAELEPLAQEIRERLINVVSVTGGHLASSLGAVELAIALHYVFDCPRDKIVWDVGHQAYAHKILTGRNRAFPSLRGSGGLGGFPRRAESDCDSFGAGHASTAVSAAMGMVAARDARGGDENIIAVIGDGSLTGGLCYEAFNNSGQRASNLIIILNDNEMSISRNVGAISAYLNRIITSPAYNRVRSDMQAIVKSIPAIGQRMFETARRLEESLKNLVAPGIIFEELGFRYFGPIDGHDIPKLVGILNRLAEIDQPVLLHVLTRKGKGYVHAEQHPEYFHGTSPFDISTGRPKKESAGPTYSEIFGSALVELARRDPAIFAVSAAMSAGTGLDRFSKEFPDRFFDVGIAEEHAVVFAAGLAASACKPVVAIYATFLQRAYDQIVHDVCLQQLPVVFAVDRGGIVGADGPTHSGQFALSYLRHIPNLVLMEPADAGELVGMLRGALEWGKPAAIVYPKAGSGRPPEQLAGEIITLGKARVVSEGDDIALMAIGPMVRVAEDVAAKIAEEGIRATVINARFIKPLDAEAIVAATNRTGRIVTLEENALQGGFGSAVLELMAEKGLSGVAALCIGIGDRYAEQGGREEIAAALGLDADSIARRVAAWYKGLRAKG; this is translated from the coding sequence ATGGGACGCTGCCTGGATCTGATTGAATCGCCGGAAGATCTTAAAACCTTGAGCCTCGCCGAGCTTGAGCCTCTCGCGCAGGAGATCCGTGAGAGGCTCATCAATGTTGTATCGGTCACCGGCGGGCACCTCGCGTCGAGCCTGGGTGCCGTTGAGCTCGCGATCGCGCTCCACTATGTATTCGATTGCCCCCGCGACAAGATTGTCTGGGATGTGGGCCATCAGGCCTACGCGCACAAGATTCTGACGGGGAGGAACAGGGCATTCCCGTCATTGCGCGGGTCGGGTGGGCTCGGCGGATTTCCCCGGCGCGCTGAGAGCGACTGCGACTCTTTTGGCGCGGGGCACGCGAGCACCGCTGTCTCTGCCGCGATGGGCATGGTCGCCGCGCGCGATGCCCGCGGCGGGGACGAGAATATCATCGCCGTCATCGGTGATGGATCGCTCACGGGGGGGCTCTGCTACGAGGCCTTCAACAACTCTGGGCAGCGGGCGTCGAACCTCATAATCATTCTCAACGACAATGAGATGTCCATATCGCGGAACGTGGGTGCGATCTCAGCCTACCTGAACAGGATCATCACCTCCCCCGCGTATAACCGGGTGAGGAGCGATATGCAGGCGATTGTGAAGAGCATCCCCGCCATCGGCCAGCGGATGTTTGAGACGGCGCGCCGGCTCGAGGAGAGCCTGAAAAACCTCGTCGCGCCGGGCATCATTTTTGAGGAGCTGGGATTCCGCTATTTCGGCCCGATTGACGGCCACGATATCCCGAAGCTGGTCGGGATACTGAATCGTTTGGCGGAGATCGACCAGCCGGTCCTCCTGCACGTCCTCACCCGAAAGGGGAAAGGGTATGTGCATGCCGAGCAGCACCCTGAATATTTTCATGGGACAAGCCCCTTTGACATCAGCACGGGCAGACCCAAAAAAGAGAGCGCGGGGCCGACCTACTCCGAGATATTCGGTAGCGCGCTGGTCGAGCTGGCCCGCAGGGATCCGGCAATCTTTGCCGTTTCCGCCGCAATGTCAGCAGGGACGGGGCTCGACCGGTTCTCGAAAGAGTTCCCGGACCGCTTCTTTGATGTGGGCATCGCCGAGGAGCACGCGGTAGTATTCGCGGCCGGATTGGCCGCGAGCGCCTGCAAGCCCGTGGTTGCCATTTACGCAACCTTTCTGCAGCGCGCCTATGATCAGATCGTCCATGATGTCTGCCTGCAGCAGCTCCCCGTGGTGTTTGCCGTCGACCGCGGGGGTATCGTGGGGGCTGACGGCCCGACGCATTCAGGCCAGTTCGCATTATCGTACCTGAGGCATATCCCGAATCTTGTGCTCATGGAGCCCGCGGATGCGGGCGAACTGGTGGGGATGCTCAGAGGAGCGCTGGAGTGGGGGAAGCCAGCCGCGATTGTGTACCCCAAGGCCGGCAGCGGCCGCCCTCCAGAGCAGCTTGCAGGAGAGATCATCACACTTGGCAAGGCGCGTGTGGTGAGCGAGGGTGACGACATCGCGCTCATGGCAATCGGGCCCATGGTGCGGGTTGCGGAGGATGTGGCGGCGAAGATAGCGGAGGAAGGGATACGCGCCACCGTCATCAATGCGAGGTTTATCAAACCCCTTGATGCCGAGGCGATCGTCGCGGCGACGAACCGCACCGGCCGCATTGTCACGCTCGAGGAAAACGCGTTGCAGGGGGGCTTCGGGAGTGCGGTGCTCGAACTCATGGCGGAGAAAGGACTCTCGGGGGTTGCTGCCCTGTGCATTGGTATCGGCGATCGTTACGCGGAGCAGGGGGGGCGGGAAGAAATAGCGGCGGCGCTCGGTCTTGATGCGGATTCGATTGCGCGCAGGGTCGCCGCATGGTACAAAGGGTTGAGGGCTAAGGGTTGA